Proteins found in one Abyssibius alkaniclasticus genomic segment:
- a CDS encoding outer membrane protein assembly factor BamD has translation MMRRMGLVALIVLVAACGGRAIGDLVDDSTPASEIIGLAQAELARGREKRAADLFMEVERLHPFTAESRFALVEAAKAYHDARMLIESRAAASRYLDYYPRDEYSALAQYLVALSYYDQIVDIQRDQGNTFQALMALRDVMENFPGTEYADLAAPKFQTALNQLAGKEVDVGRWYLRQRQYTSAIGRFTAVVEDYGDTPHRPEALHRLVEAYLSLGLDGQAAAAAAQLAAEYPESSWNAAAQSLLTTGRQPNAGGRFRY, from the coding sequence ATGATGCGCCGAATGGGATTGGTGGCGCTGATCGTTCTTGTAGCGGCCTGCGGTGGCCGCGCGATTGGCGATCTTGTTGATGATTCCACCCCCGCAAGCGAGATTATCGGTTTGGCACAGGCAGAACTGGCGCGTGGCCGTGAAAAACGCGCCGCCGACCTGTTCATGGAGGTGGAGCGTTTGCACCCCTTCACCGCCGAAAGCCGCTTTGCCCTGGTCGAGGCCGCAAAAGCCTATCATGATGCGCGGATGCTCATTGAAAGCCGCGCCGCGGCGAGCCGTTATCTCGATTACTACCCGCGCGACGAATACTCGGCGCTGGCGCAATATCTGGTGGCCCTGTCCTATTATGACCAGATCGTCGATATCCAGCGCGATCAGGGCAATACATTCCAGGCGCTCATGGCGCTGCGCGATGTGATGGAAAACTTCCCCGGCACCGAATATGCCGACCTGGCCGCGCCCAAATTCCAGACAGCACTGAACCAATTGGCCGGCAAAGAGGTTGATGTGGGCCGCTGGTATCTGCGCCAGCGCCAGTATACTTCGGCCATCGGGCGGTTTACCGCCGTGGTGGAAGATTACGGCGACACGCCGCACCGCCCCGAAGCATTGCACCGTTTGGTAGAGGCCTATCTGTCGCTTGGTCTTGATGGGCAGGCCGCTGCGGCCGCGGCGCAACTGGCCGCCGAATACCCCGAAAGCAGCTGGAACGCAGCCGCGCAATCACTGCTGACCACCGGGCGGCAGCCGAATGCGGGCGGCCGGTTCCGTTACTGA